The Zingiber officinale cultivar Zhangliang chromosome 10A, Zo_v1.1, whole genome shotgun sequence genome contains a region encoding:
- the LOC122026726 gene encoding uncharacterized protein LOC122026726, protein MADKLLKDYGVPYARGVQFSITRPPIEANNFEIKPAVNGVPPELVRLLLFGFSLKDRAQQWLNSLPTNSISSWEQSGGALINKRLDDAEEIIENVAQNHHQLASERSSNSFTGNPIKASGKFNVDAVTLMSAKMDILTKKFEAMGNNTANAIACVCDTCGSTDHAQDTCPFRLIQAQMNQLEQCDAIASYNQR, encoded by the exons ATGGCTGACAAACTGTTGAAAGATTACGGAGTACCATATGCACGAGGGGTTCAGTTCAGCATCACCCGACCGCCTATTGAAGCCAACAactttgaaatcaagcctgca GTGAACGGGGTCCCTCCAGAATTAGTTAGACTACTTCTCTTCGGGTTTTCCCTGAAAGACAGAGCCCAGCAATGGCTGAACTCCCTTCCAACAAACAGCATAtcatcttgggagcagt caggaggagcactgaTAAACAAAAGACTTGATGAtgctgaagagatcatagagaatgtggcacagaacCACCATCAGTTGGCATCTGAAAGATCTAGTAACTCTTTCACAGGGAATCCAATTAAAGCGTCAGGGAAATTCAACGTAGATGCAGTTACACTCATGTCTGCAAAGATGGACATTTTAACCAAGAAATTTGAAGCCATGGGAAACAACACAGCTAATGCAATAGCATGTGTTTGCGACACTTGTGGAAGTACGGATCacgctcaagatacttgccccttTAGGCTGATTCAAGCACAGATGAACCAACttgagcaatgtgatgcaataGCCAGCTACAATCAGAGGTAA